One window from the genome of Alkalihalobacillus sp. LMS6 encodes:
- a CDS encoding MBL fold metallo-hydrolase, whose protein sequence is MFKQIPLGPIQTNAYVLYNDKKEAVIFDPGGDAEAFIHWINNEQLNPLAILLTHAHFDHIGAVDEVRNAFDIPVYLHTEEHTWLGDPSLNGSSRLTGRALTTAKPADYDLEDETELTIGSFTFSLLHTPGHSPGSVSFYYKEEAILFSGDVLFQQGIGRTDLHGGNHAQLLSSIHHKILPLPEETTVASGHGPLTTIGQEMDHNPFLTGY, encoded by the coding sequence ATGTTTAAACAAATTCCTTTAGGACCGATTCAAACGAATGCCTACGTCCTATATAACGATAAAAAAGAGGCTGTTATCTTTGACCCTGGTGGCGACGCAGAAGCCTTTATACACTGGATAAACAATGAACAGTTAAACCCGCTCGCCATCCTGTTAACACATGCTCATTTTGACCATATTGGCGCTGTGGATGAAGTGAGAAACGCTTTTGATATTCCTGTCTATTTACATACAGAGGAACATACTTGGCTTGGCGATCCCTCTTTAAATGGTTCTTCTCGCTTAACAGGCAGAGCGTTAACAACTGCCAAACCGGCTGACTATGATCTTGAAGATGAAACAGAATTAACGATAGGCTCTTTTACATTTTCGTTGCTTCATACACCAGGTCATTCCCCAGGAAGTGTATCGTTTTATTACAAAGAAGAAGCTATCCTATTTTCTGGCGATGTGTTATTTCAGCAAGGAATTGGTCGAACAGATCTCCATGGCGGAAACCATGCTCAATTACTATCCTCTATCCATCATAAAATACTTCCTTTACCAGAAGAGACCACCGTTGCATCTGGTCACGGTCCGTTGACAACCATTGGTCAAGAAATGGACCATAATCCTTTTCTAACAGGTTATTAA
- the yidD gene encoding membrane protein insertion efficiency factor YidD, which produces MKSILLGIIRFYRKYISSVLPPRCRFYPTCSQYGLTAIEQHGAIKGSYLTIKRILKCHPFHPGGFDHVPEVKKKEHIHR; this is translated from the coding sequence GTGAAATCAATTTTATTAGGCATCATACGTTTTTATCGCAAATATATTTCCTCCGTACTTCCACCAAGATGTCGCTTTTATCCGACTTGTTCTCAGTATGGTTTAACAGCAATCGAACAGCACGGAGCAATAAAAGGGAGTTATTTAACCATTAAGCGCATTCTAAAGTGTCATCCCTTTCACCCTGGAGGCTTTGACCACGTACCCGAGGTAAAAAAGAAAGAACATATCCATCGTTAA
- the comGG gene encoding competence type IV pilus minor pilin ComGG — MIIKQSDEGLVFLPTLFFLLLLTIFLLWQLNQYQREHAYLIQQHEYMQLENLLHLGLQQALDDYEDAFHISVDIGEVSVQMVQKDEKLIKLTAVLKNGKKRTATFTLEKSGDISSYKEGL, encoded by the coding sequence ATGATTATCAAACAGTCAGATGAAGGGCTGGTTTTTCTACCAACCCTCTTTTTTCTTCTTCTGCTAACGATCTTTTTATTATGGCAACTGAATCAATATCAACGTGAACATGCTTATCTGATTCAACAGCATGAGTATATGCAGCTTGAAAACTTACTACATCTTGGTTTGCAACAAGCCCTTGATGATTACGAAGATGCCTTCCACATTTCGGTTGATATCGGAGAGGTTAGCGTGCAAATGGTTCAAAAAGATGAGAAATTAATCAAACTGACAGCTGTTCTTAAAAATGGAAAAAAACGAACAGCGACATTTACGTTAGAAAAATCTGGTGATATCAGCTCATATAAAGAAGGATTATAG
- the gcvPB gene encoding aminomethyl-transferring glycine dehydrogenase subunit GcvPB → MTIQHGGMALIFEESKEGRLGHSLPELDIHEEEISSIIPEAFLRVDEPELPQVSELQIMRHYTALSKRNHGVDSGFYPLGSCTMKYNPKVNEDVARIEGLSHVHPYQPAYQVQGSLKMLYQLQTSLAEITGMDEVTLQPAAGAHGEWTGLMMIRAFHEANGDHKRTKVIVPDSAHGTNPASATVAGFDSVTVKTNEHGLVDLDHLREVVNEETAALMLTNPNTLGLFEADIVEMATIIHEAGGKLYYDGANSNAILGITRPGDMGFDVVHLNLHKTFTGPHGGGGPGSGPVGVKKELMPFLPKPILTKVDDFYTFDYDRPKSIGRVKPYYGNYGINLRAYTYIRTMGADGLRLVSEYAVLNANYMMRRLAPYYDLPYTQHCKHEFVLSGKPQKKLGVRTLDIAKRLLDFGYHPPTIYFPLNVEECMMIEPTETESKETLDEFIEAMIQIAKEAEDTPEIVQEAPHHTVVSRLDETLAARKPVLKYEQQHGEAVHS, encoded by the coding sequence ATGACAATTCAACATGGTGGGATGGCACTGATTTTTGAAGAGAGTAAGGAAGGTCGTTTAGGTCATAGCTTACCAGAATTAGATATTCATGAAGAGGAGATTTCCTCTATCATTCCTGAAGCGTTTTTACGAGTTGATGAGCCAGAACTTCCGCAAGTATCAGAGTTGCAAATTATGCGTCATTATACAGCTTTATCGAAGCGAAATCATGGGGTAGACTCCGGCTTTTATCCATTAGGTTCTTGTACAATGAAATACAACCCTAAAGTGAATGAAGATGTGGCTAGAATAGAAGGACTTAGTCACGTTCATCCTTATCAACCGGCTTATCAGGTTCAAGGTTCGTTAAAAATGCTTTACCAACTGCAAACGTCTCTTGCTGAAATTACAGGTATGGATGAAGTCACACTGCAGCCAGCAGCTGGAGCGCACGGGGAATGGACTGGATTAATGATGATTCGCGCCTTTCATGAAGCGAATGGCGATCATAAACGAACAAAAGTGATTGTGCCAGACTCCGCACACGGGACCAATCCAGCCTCTGCAACCGTAGCTGGTTTTGATTCCGTAACCGTAAAAACGAATGAACATGGGCTAGTCGATTTGGACCATTTACGAGAAGTTGTAAATGAAGAAACAGCTGCCTTAATGTTAACAAACCCGAACACCCTCGGTTTATTTGAAGCAGATATCGTAGAAATGGCGACAATTATTCACGAAGCAGGTGGAAAGCTTTATTATGATGGAGCGAATTCAAATGCGATACTAGGCATTACGCGACCTGGAGACATGGGCTTTGATGTTGTTCATTTAAACCTTCATAAGACCTTTACTGGTCCTCATGGCGGAGGTGGACCAGGTTCAGGTCCTGTTGGAGTGAAAAAAGAGTTAATGCCGTTTTTACCAAAGCCAATTTTAACAAAAGTAGACGATTTTTATACGTTTGATTATGATCGTCCGAAATCAATCGGTCGTGTAAAGCCTTACTACGGAAATTACGGCATTAATTTACGAGCGTATACGTACATTCGCACGATGGGCGCAGATGGGTTAAGGCTTGTTTCCGAATATGCCGTTTTGAACGCGAACTATATGATGAGACGTTTAGCGCCTTATTATGATCTTCCATATACTCAGCATTGCAAACATGAATTTGTTTTATCCGGTAAACCTCAGAAGAAGCTTGGCGTGCGAACCCTAGATATTGCAAAACGTTTGCTAGATTTTGGCTATCATCCACCGACTATCTATTTTCCTTTAAATGTAGAGGAATGTATGATGATTGAGCCAACGGAAACAGAATCAAAGGAAACGCTGGATGAATTTATTGAAGCGATGATTCAAATTGCCAAAGAAGCAGAAGATACACCTGAAATTGTTCAGGAAGCGCCTCACCATACCGTTGTGAGCAGATTAGATGAAACGTTAGCAGCGAGAAAACCTGTTTTAAAATATGAGCAACAGCACGGAGAAGCGGTGCATTCTTAA
- a CDS encoding rhodanese-like domain-containing protein, giving the protein MELQTIILIVLTIALVTFIVIRLRTPKYLKTLSQDEFIKGYRKAQLIDVRETREFDGGHILGARNIPMSQLRQRQNEIRKDQPVYIYCQSGARSKQAAKVIKKKRGAGDISHLKGGFRKWTGKVKKKK; this is encoded by the coding sequence ATGGAATTACAAACAATTATTCTTATTGTACTGACAATAGCGTTAGTAACGTTTATTGTGATTCGCTTACGCACACCAAAATATTTAAAAACACTTTCTCAAGACGAGTTTATTAAAGGCTATCGAAAAGCGCAACTTATAGATGTTCGAGAAACCCGTGAATTTGATGGTGGGCATATCTTAGGCGCCCGGAATATTCCGATGTCTCAACTTCGCCAGCGACAAAATGAGATTCGTAAAGATCAACCAGTCTATATTTATTGTCAATCCGGTGCCCGTAGCAAACAAGCAGCAAAAGTGATCAAAAAGAAACGGGGCGCTGGAGATATTTCGCATTTAAAAGGCGGTTTCCGTAAATGGACAGGCAAAGTAAAGAAGAAAAAATAA
- the gcvT gene encoding glycine cleavage system aminomethyltransferase GcvT, with product MTLKRTPLFSYYRNLAKTVDFGGWEMPVSFSGIKAEHAAVRKAAGLFDVSHMGELEVEGTDAEANLQRLLTNDIMKMKDGQAQYNAMCTESGGTVDDLIVYRRSENAYMLVLNAANIDSDIAWISDHVQGDVTLKNVSEEMALLAIQGPKAIEIVQSKTDVDLNEIKPFRFQEHVMLGAVSAFVSRTGYTGEDGFELYVSSHDAGTLWKDLLEAGEPFGLLPCGLGARDTLRFEAKLALYGQELTREISPIEAGIGFAVKVDKETPFIGQDVLKEQKQVGPSRKLVGVEMVGRGIPRHGYDVYKENEKIGFVTSGTQSPTLGKNVGLVLIEAAYTTLDTEVEIDIRGKRVLAKVVKTPFYKQS from the coding sequence ATGACGTTAAAACGAACACCTTTATTTTCTTACTATCGAAATCTTGCGAAAACCGTAGATTTTGGTGGATGGGAGATGCCAGTATCTTTTAGTGGAATTAAAGCTGAACATGCTGCCGTTCGAAAAGCTGCCGGTTTATTCGATGTTTCGCATATGGGAGAACTAGAGGTAGAAGGAACAGATGCAGAAGCGAATTTACAACGACTTTTAACGAACGATATTATGAAAATGAAAGATGGCCAAGCGCAATACAATGCCATGTGTACCGAATCAGGTGGGACGGTTGATGATCTCATTGTGTATCGACGTTCTGAAAACGCGTATATGCTTGTTTTAAATGCTGCAAATATTGATTCGGATATTGCGTGGATTAGCGATCATGTTCAGGGAGATGTAACGTTAAAGAATGTGTCTGAAGAAATGGCTTTACTTGCTATTCAAGGCCCTAAAGCGATTGAGATCGTCCAGTCTAAAACAGACGTCGATCTAAATGAAATCAAACCGTTTCGTTTTCAAGAACACGTCATGCTTGGGGCGGTCTCCGCATTTGTTTCGCGAACAGGTTATACAGGTGAAGATGGATTTGAACTTTATGTATCGAGTCACGACGCTGGAACGCTTTGGAAGGATCTATTGGAAGCAGGTGAACCATTTGGTTTACTTCCATGTGGCTTAGGGGCTCGGGATACGCTACGGTTTGAAGCAAAACTTGCGTTGTACGGGCAAGAATTAACTCGAGAGATTTCACCTATTGAAGCAGGGATTGGTTTTGCTGTCAAAGTGGATAAAGAAACCCCATTTATCGGTCAGGACGTATTGAAAGAACAGAAACAAGTTGGACCGAGTCGTAAGTTAGTTGGCGTTGAAATGGTGGGCAGAGGGATTCCGCGTCATGGTTATGACGTCTATAAAGAAAACGAAAAAATCGGATTTGTCACATCTGGCACACAATCGCCAACACTCGGAAAAAACGTCGGCCTCGTGTTAATAGAGGCAGCTTATACGACATTAGACACGGAAGTTGAGATCGATATACGTGGAAAACGGGTTCTAGCAAAGGTCGTTAAAACCCCATTTTACAAACAAAGTTAA
- a CDS encoding DUF2626 domain-containing protein produces MDRMYRGLGFWTGIFAVLFYIGNMYNMSLLFFAQTFILIALGYLKLSERVYVYIFAGYCTVFFVGFTYYALFINVPSFGH; encoded by the coding sequence ATGGATCGCATGTATCGAGGCCTAGGTTTTTGGACAGGAATTTTTGCAGTTTTATTTTATATTGGAAATATGTATAATATGTCACTCCTGTTCTTTGCTCAAACGTTTATTTTAATTGCGCTTGGCTACCTAAAGCTGTCTGAACGTGTATATGTGTATATTTTTGCTGGCTACTGTACTGTATTTTTCGTAGGGTTTACGTACTACGCTTTATTTATTAATGTACCAAGCTTTGGCCACTAG
- a CDS encoding ComGF family competence protein, with the protein MCWKNDTGFTYLEQLIGLSLLSLVVLVLPNIFLVVTTTENAGNDDVIRFFNHVSQEAKEADAIRWKDNELELFIDDTVISYEMRLETRIQRFRDKKGHVVVLEGVDSFSCSIKDVHYTCSLTMNTGKMYEKLIVSMKEWVHDYQTVR; encoded by the coding sequence ATGTGTTGGAAAAATGATACAGGGTTTACGTACCTTGAACAGTTAATTGGATTAAGCTTATTAAGCCTAGTTGTCCTCGTTTTGCCGAATATCTTCCTTGTTGTCACAACAACTGAAAATGCTGGTAACGATGATGTGATTCGCTTTTTTAATCATGTTTCTCAAGAAGCAAAAGAAGCAGATGCAATAAGATGGAAAGACAATGAATTAGAATTGTTTATAGACGATACGGTTATTTCCTATGAAATGAGGCTAGAAACAAGAATTCAACGGTTTAGAGACAAAAAAGGACATGTCGTCGTATTAGAAGGGGTAGACTCCTTTTCATGTTCAATAAAAGACGTACACTATACATGTAGCCTGACAATGAACACCGGCAAAATGTACGAGAAGTTGATTGTATCAATGAAAGAGTGGGTGCATGATTATCAAACAGTCAGATGA
- a CDS encoding YqhG family protein, with protein MNQLDIHQYLKRYFLAHDSSIVEESPAHLTVKLSIKLDKALMNRPFYWHYQEKIGSEPNPMTITLITDQNRIPEDLQGEVIHFGSPRLSQIFDSANELGAFIRMYESAPNLTTGSHPLHPWLAVNANISFQCDRKKDVLLSLGLNLINGQIVPQFFDKVDQLTLTPKIPDYCFTLSPLVKLESGLKRLQKVMKTYIENEPTHWAAAAHTRWANDEQLLESFYEGTDDKPESYFAEKDALQERYEPHIHVSIVNGGIFYLHQQMFQS; from the coding sequence ATGAATCAGCTTGATATTCACCAGTATTTAAAACGTTATTTTCTTGCTCACGATAGTTCAATCGTTGAAGAGTCCCCTGCTCATTTAACGGTTAAGCTGTCAATTAAGCTAGATAAAGCGTTAATGAATCGCCCGTTTTATTGGCACTATCAAGAAAAAATCGGGTCCGAACCTAATCCAATGACGATAACGCTCATCACTGATCAAAATCGCATTCCAGAAGATTTGCAAGGTGAAGTGATCCACTTTGGCTCTCCTCGCTTATCACAGATCTTTGATTCAGCAAATGAACTTGGGGCCTTCATTCGCATGTATGAATCAGCTCCAAATCTGACAACTGGTTCGCATCCGCTACACCCGTGGTTAGCGGTTAATGCAAACATTTCTTTCCAATGCGATCGAAAGAAAGATGTTTTGCTGTCCCTTGGGTTAAATTTAATTAACGGGCAAATTGTTCCACAATTTTTTGATAAAGTTGATCAGCTCACGCTCACGCCTAAAATACCAGACTACTGCTTCACCCTCTCCCCTCTCGTGAAATTGGAATCGGGGTTAAAGCGACTGCAAAAAGTTATGAAAACGTATATTGAGAATGAACCAACGCACTGGGCTGCTGCTGCACATACACGATGGGCTAACGATGAACAACTATTAGAATCATTTTACGAAGGAACTGATGATAAACCAGAAAGCTACTTCGCTGAAAAAGATGCGTTACAAGAACGATACGAGCCACACATACATGTATCCATTGTCAATGGCGGCATCTTTTATTTGCACCAACAAATGTTTCAATCATAA
- the comGC gene encoding competence type IV pilus major pilin ComGC encodes MIKRLKKDDGFTLIEMLVVLMIISVLLLIALPNMSKNTDMAGGKSCDATKKLVQTQVGAYEVEHGKIPASLDVLVSEGYVDQITCASGKKLVLNGKQVLIENE; translated from the coding sequence ATGATAAAGCGCTTAAAGAAAGATGATGGCTTCACGTTAATTGAAATGCTCGTTGTGTTAATGATTATTTCCGTTTTACTGCTTATTGCACTTCCTAATATGAGCAAAAACACGGATATGGCAGGTGGAAAAAGCTGTGATGCGACAAAGAAACTTGTGCAAACTCAAGTTGGCGCTTATGAAGTCGAACACGGAAAAATTCCTGCCTCACTTGATGTCCTCGTATCTGAGGGATATGTGGACCAAATCACATGTGCTTCAGGCAAGAAATTAGTTTTAAATGGAAAGCAAGTTCTTATTGAAAACGAATGA
- a CDS encoding DUF2759 family protein, translating into MVFAVMALFVAIFSFAGAIVSLKRKNFFAVGFSGVSVLVFGFFSIATIYSYLVHGGGVPLE; encoded by the coding sequence ATGGTTTTTGCAGTTATGGCATTATTTGTTGCAATTTTTTCTTTTGCAGGTGCAATTGTAAGTTTAAAAAGAAAGAACTTCTTTGCAGTAGGATTTAGCGGGGTTTCTGTACTAGTGTTTGGGTTCTTCTCCATTGCAACGATTTATAGTTATCTCGTTCACGGTGGAGGTGTTCCGCTCGAATAG
- the gcvPA gene encoding aminomethyl-transferring glycine dehydrogenase subunit GcvPA: MEAHRYLPMTEQDKQDMLAAIGVQSIDELLSDIPHETRFTRKLAIEKALKEPELLSFFQGLANDNTSIKDFPSYLGAGVYEHYIPSIVDHVISRSEFYTAYTPYQPEISQGELQAIFEFQTMICELTGMDLANSSMYDGPTALAEAAMLSAGHTKKKTILVSKAVHPEARDVLRTNAYGQNLEVKEIDTKNGTTDIEALKTMHGDDVACVIVQHPNFFGSLESLAEIEEITHTSKAQFVVSSNPLALGLLKPPGAFGADIVIGDAQPFGIPTQFGGPHCGYFATTKKLMRKVPGRLVGQTVDENGHRGFVLTLQAREQHIRRDKATSNICSNQALNALAASVAMTAIGKKGVKEMATQNVQKANYLKKQLNNEGVLVQQNGATFNEFVVELNQPVSTVNQSLFKKGIIGGFDLGEVDKDRTHHMLICVTELRTKEELDQFAKELGAFA, from the coding sequence GTGGAAGCACATCGCTATTTACCAATGACCGAGCAAGACAAACAAGATATGCTAGCAGCAATTGGTGTTCAATCTATTGACGAATTGTTATCTGATATCCCACATGAGACACGATTCACACGCAAGCTTGCCATCGAGAAAGCGTTAAAGGAGCCGGAGCTCTTATCTTTTTTTCAAGGATTGGCAAACGATAATACGTCAATTAAAGACTTTCCATCTTATTTAGGTGCTGGTGTGTACGAACATTATATTCCATCAATCGTTGATCACGTCATTTCTCGTTCAGAATTTTATACAGCGTATACCCCGTATCAACCTGAAATTTCGCAAGGGGAATTGCAAGCAATCTTTGAATTCCAGACGATGATTTGTGAACTAACAGGCATGGATTTAGCCAATTCATCTATGTATGATGGTCCGACAGCGTTAGCAGAAGCAGCGATGTTGTCTGCTGGACATACTAAAAAGAAAACCATCCTCGTTTCAAAAGCGGTTCATCCGGAAGCGAGAGATGTGTTGCGTACGAATGCGTATGGTCAAAATTTAGAAGTGAAAGAAATCGATACTAAAAATGGAACAACAGACATAGAAGCGTTAAAAACGATGCACGGAGATGATGTTGCTTGCGTGATTGTGCAACATCCAAACTTCTTCGGTAGTTTAGAATCTTTGGCGGAAATAGAAGAAATTACGCATACATCTAAAGCACAATTTGTTGTTTCAAGTAACCCTCTTGCCCTAGGCCTATTAAAGCCACCTGGTGCATTTGGCGCAGACATCGTTATTGGCGATGCGCAGCCATTTGGGATCCCGACTCAATTTGGTGGACCTCATTGTGGTTACTTTGCGACAACAAAAAAATTGATGCGAAAAGTACCAGGTCGTTTAGTTGGTCAAACGGTTGATGAAAATGGGCACCGTGGTTTTGTGCTTACATTACAAGCGCGTGAGCAGCATATCCGCAGAGATAAAGCGACATCGAATATTTGTTCAAATCAAGCGTTAAATGCGCTTGCTGCGTCCGTTGCTATGACAGCTATTGGCAAAAAAGGCGTTAAAGAAATGGCGACACAAAATGTGCAAAAGGCAAATTACTTAAAGAAACAGTTAAATAACGAGGGCGTTCTTGTTCAGCAAAACGGCGCAACCTTTAATGAATTTGTTGTCGAGCTAAACCAACCCGTTTCAACTGTCAATCAATCGTTGTTTAAAAAAGGGATTATCGGTGGATTTGATTTAGGTGAGGTGGATAAGGATCGTACTCACCACATGCTCATTTGTGTAACAGAACTTCGAACAAAAGAAGAGCTAGATCAATTCGCAAAAGAACTGGGGGCGTTTGCATGA
- a CDS encoding DEAD/DEAH box helicase, with product MDININFDNDWNVRFLEKIAQDGPWSDFETYKLAFEAQKHLQIPEFSGLVAPRYLPQLEPFQHQIEAAETVIEQMHGKAILADEVGLGKTIEAGLVLKEYMIRGLVKKVLILVPASLVSQWANELNSKFYIPAIPQKKAYVWEQCDVVVASIDTAKRPPHREIVLDQPYDMVIIDEAHKLKNPKTKNYEFIRLLKKKYCLLLTATPVQNKLEEIFNLVSLLKPGHLGNIESFDKAFRADKRSAKNDEQLRSLVQQVMVRNRREDTGIEWTKRVVQTIPIQFSNSERQFYEKLEHNQAGLNHFTLLTLKRELCSSREAVFMTLKNTIEKAQENGNDPSNAVALLNEAATIEGHAKAEKALELIQSIDDKVIIFTEYRATQMYLQWFFKQHNISSVPFRGGFKRGKKDWMRELFRNHAQVLIATEAGGEGINLQFCHHIINYDLPWNPMRIEQRIGRLHRLGQQHDVQIYNFAVQETIEQKILDLLYDKIHLFESVIGQLDDILAKIELPDLDEHVNNIIEQSSSDGEMKIKFDHLAAVINEAQEELKSENEEKEDHESA from the coding sequence TTGGATATTAACATTAACTTTGATAATGATTGGAATGTTCGGTTTTTAGAAAAAATCGCTCAAGATGGCCCGTGGTCAGACTTTGAAACCTATAAACTTGCTTTTGAAGCGCAAAAACATTTACAAATACCAGAGTTTAGTGGGTTGGTAGCACCACGATATCTGCCTCAACTCGAACCGTTTCAACATCAAATTGAAGCGGCAGAAACAGTCATTGAGCAAATGCACGGAAAAGCGATTCTTGCTGACGAAGTAGGCCTTGGTAAGACCATTGAAGCTGGTCTTGTATTAAAAGAATATATGATTCGCGGTCTTGTAAAAAAAGTACTTATTTTAGTGCCTGCTTCATTAGTTTCACAGTGGGCAAACGAACTCAATTCGAAGTTTTATATACCAGCGATCCCTCAAAAAAAAGCATACGTATGGGAACAATGTGATGTCGTGGTTGCTTCAATTGATACCGCAAAACGTCCTCCCCACCGGGAGATTGTGTTGGATCAACCTTACGACATGGTGATCATTGATGAAGCACATAAATTAAAAAATCCTAAAACAAAAAACTATGAATTCATTCGTTTATTAAAGAAAAAATACTGCTTATTGTTAACCGCTACCCCGGTACAAAACAAACTTGAGGAAATCTTTAACCTTGTCTCTCTTTTAAAACCAGGACATTTAGGAAATATCGAGAGTTTCGATAAAGCTTTCCGTGCCGATAAACGATCAGCAAAAAATGATGAACAATTACGCTCTCTCGTTCAACAAGTAATGGTGCGTAATCGTCGTGAAGATACGGGAATTGAGTGGACAAAACGTGTTGTGCAAACCATTCCGATTCAATTCAGCAATAGTGAACGACAATTTTATGAAAAGCTTGAGCATAATCAAGCGGGGCTGAATCACTTTACATTGCTAACGTTAAAACGAGAATTGTGTTCAAGTCGCGAAGCTGTATTTATGACGCTTAAAAACACAATCGAAAAAGCACAGGAAAATGGTAATGACCCGAGTAATGCAGTCGCGCTGCTCAATGAAGCTGCAACCATTGAAGGGCACGCAAAAGCGGAAAAAGCTTTAGAATTGATTCAATCCATAGATGACAAAGTCATTATTTTCACGGAATACCGCGCCACTCAAATGTACTTACAATGGTTTTTTAAACAACACAATATTAGTTCAGTTCCCTTTCGCGGTGGATTTAAGCGAGGAAAAAAAGACTGGATGCGTGAATTATTTCGCAACCACGCGCAAGTGCTTATCGCAACAGAAGCTGGCGGTGAAGGAATCAACTTACAGTTTTGTCACCACATCATTAATTACGATTTACCTTGGAATCCAATGCGAATCGAACAGCGAATTGGTCGGCTCCATCGCTTAGGTCAACAGCATGATGTTCAGATATACAATTTTGCGGTTCAAGAAACCATTGAGCAAAAAATTCTCGACTTGCTGTACGATAAAATACATTTGTTTGAATCGGTGATCGGACAATTAGACGACATTCTTGCGAAAATCGAACTTCCAGATTTAGATGAACATGTAAATAACATTATTGAACAATCGTCTTCAGACGGTGAAATGAAGATTAAATTCGATCATCTCGCAGCTGTTATTAATGAGGCGCAAGAGGAACTCAAGTCAGAAAATGAGGAGAAGGAAGATCATGAATCAGCTTGA
- the comGD gene encoding competence type IV pilus minor pilin ComGD, which yields MKTNEGFSLIELLFTLLLISVFLLLPILYIQSQDKKIEQQTIEQLKHDLLYAQHVAMTEGKVTSVQFEDNTLIIYVEQQEKTRVQYPTSLEMEPVTLALQDVSFLANGHPRKSGSWDVRTHYHHVRFTIQIGKGHIVYRQQES from the coding sequence TTGAAAACGAATGAAGGTTTTTCGCTCATAGAGCTCCTCTTTACACTTCTTCTTATATCCGTTTTTCTTCTTCTTCCAATCCTTTACATTCAATCACAAGATAAAAAAATCGAACAACAAACGATCGAGCAGTTAAAACATGATCTTTTATATGCCCAACATGTTGCCATGACAGAAGGTAAAGTGACGTCTGTCCAATTTGAAGACAATACGCTGATTATCTATGTTGAACAACAAGAAAAAACGCGTGTCCAGTACCCAACTTCTTTGGAAATGGAACCAGTAACCCTTGCCCTTCAAGACGTTTCATTTTTGGCAAATGGTCATCCTCGTAAGTCCGGTTCATGGGACGTGCGCACGCATTATCATCATGTACGTTTTACAATCCAAATTGGAAAGGGGCATATTGTCTATCGCCAACAGGAGTCATGA
- a CDS encoding YqzE family protein, with the protein MSFQDLLKFATQEAVKKIDEPKSERHRKREEKKSEQEPLSHWAFGIIPFALSVFKRQRKNERHK; encoded by the coding sequence ATGTCTTTTCAAGATTTACTTAAATTTGCAACGCAAGAAGCGGTAAAAAAAATTGATGAACCAAAATCTGAACGTCATCGAAAGCGCGAGGAAAAGAAAAGCGAGCAAGAACCACTTTCCCATTGGGCTTTTGGAATCATCCCGTTTGCACTCTCCGTATTTAAACGACAAAGAAAGAACGAACGGCATAAGTAA